The proteins below are encoded in one region of Enhydrobacter sp.:
- a CDS encoding CoA transferase, translating to MTAGPLARFTVLDLTRVRAGPTAVRYFADWGANVIKIEMPPGAGDMDMGGPRHGPDFQNLHRNKRSITLNLKEPDGRAVFMKLVEKADVVVENYRADVKFRLGIDYESLKKVNPRIVLGSISGFGQDGPYAERAGFDQIAQGMGGLMWVTGMPGQGPVRAGIAVADVGAGLHCAIGILIALLERESSGQGQWISTSLLQAMISMCDFQAARWTVARDIPGQAGNNHPTSIPTGVFKTRDGYINIAASGGHIYRRFCKAIEAPELETDERFATDKARATNRDLLNEEINKRTGRFGSADLVKLLNDAGVPAGPIYKMDEMFADPQVKHLKMAHPVKSPKLGDIELIGQAINMNRTPFEMRSATPEQGVHTEEVLKEAGYDAAAIADFRKRGVI from the coding sequence ATGACCGCAGGACCGCTTGCCCGCTTTACCGTGCTCGACCTGACGCGGGTGCGCGCCGGTCCGACGGCGGTGCGCTATTTCGCCGACTGGGGCGCCAACGTCATCAAGATCGAGATGCCGCCGGGCGCCGGCGACATGGACATGGGCGGTCCCCGGCACGGACCGGACTTCCAGAATCTCCACCGCAACAAGCGGTCGATCACGCTCAACCTCAAGGAGCCCGATGGCCGCGCCGTCTTCATGAAGCTCGTCGAGAAGGCGGACGTGGTGGTCGAGAACTATCGGGCCGACGTGAAGTTCCGTCTCGGCATCGACTACGAGAGCCTGAAGAAGGTCAACCCGCGGATCGTGCTGGGCTCGATCTCGGGCTTCGGCCAGGACGGCCCCTATGCCGAACGGGCCGGCTTCGACCAGATTGCCCAGGGCATGGGCGGGCTGATGTGGGTGACTGGCATGCCGGGACAGGGACCGGTGCGGGCCGGCATCGCGGTGGCCGATGTCGGCGCGGGCCTTCACTGTGCCATCGGCATCCTGATCGCGCTGCTCGAGCGCGAAAGCTCGGGCCAGGGACAATGGATCTCGACCTCGCTGCTGCAGGCCATGATCTCGATGTGCGACTTCCAGGCAGCGCGCTGGACCGTCGCTCGCGACATCCCGGGCCAGGCCGGGAACAACCATCCCACCTCGATCCCGACCGGCGTGTTCAAGACCAGGGACGGCTACATCAACATCGCGGCGTCCGGCGGCCACATCTACAGGCGCTTCTGCAAGGCGATCGAGGCTCCCGAGCTGGAGACCGACGAACGCTTCGCCACCGACAAGGCGCGGGCGACGAACCGCGATCTCCTGAACGAGGAGATCAACAAGCGCACCGGCCGGTTCGGCAGTGCCGATCTGGTCAAGCTCCTGAACGACGCCGGCGTGCCGGCCGGTCCGATCTACAAGATGGACGAGATGTTCGCCGACCCGCAGGTCAAGCATCTCAAGATGGCCCATCCGGTGAAATCGCCCAAGCTCGGCGACATCGAGCTGATCGGGCAGGCGATCAACATGAACCGCACGCCGTTCGAGATGCGCTCGGCGACGCCGGAGCAGGGCGTGCACACGGAAGAGGTGCTGAAGGAGGCGGGCTACGATGCAGCGGCGATCGCCGACTTCCGCAAGCGCGGCGTGATCTGA
- a CDS encoding ABC transporter ATP-binding protein, with protein MSKLVLRNLARRYGTVDAVADFSLELAKGEFVSLLGPSGCGKTTTLRMIAGFVPPSDGVIEMDGQPISTATSVVPPEKRRMSMIFQSYAIWPNMTVGENVGFGLQVRKLPKAEIARRVDRILEVVQLGALKERYPAELSGGQQQRVALARAIVVEPEILLLDEPLSNLDANLREEMRFEIRRLHDEFRITTVYVTHDQAEAMVTSDRIVVMNKGRVEQIDPPQELYARPRSRFVAGFIGRTNFLEGQRRGADIVFDGFTAPAAALDGANGHGALLYSLRPQSIQLAREKTAGPSLTVEAEIVGRSYLGEYWDYQVRPLSGGKALRVSTPPATVFAPASRVWLVIDPAGMVRLE; from the coding sequence ATGAGCAAGCTGGTACTGCGGAACCTCGCGCGGCGTTACGGCACCGTCGACGCCGTTGCCGACTTCTCGCTGGAGCTCGCCAAGGGCGAGTTCGTCTCTCTGCTCGGGCCTTCGGGCTGCGGGAAGACCACGACGCTGCGCATGATCGCGGGGTTCGTGCCGCCGAGCGACGGCGTGATCGAGATGGACGGCCAGCCGATCTCCACAGCGACGAGTGTCGTGCCGCCGGAAAAGCGGCGCATGTCGATGATCTTCCAGAGCTACGCGATCTGGCCCAACATGACCGTCGGCGAGAATGTCGGCTTCGGCCTGCAGGTCCGCAAGCTGCCGAAAGCGGAGATCGCGCGCCGGGTCGACAGGATCCTGGAGGTTGTCCAGCTCGGCGCCCTCAAGGAGCGATACCCGGCGGAACTGTCGGGTGGGCAGCAGCAGCGCGTGGCGCTCGCGCGCGCGATCGTCGTCGAGCCCGAGATCCTGCTGCTCGACGAGCCGCTTTCCAACCTCGATGCCAACCTGCGTGAGGAGATGCGGTTCGAGATCCGTCGCCTGCACGACGAGTTCAGGATCACCACTGTCTATGTCACGCATGATCAGGCCGAGGCCATGGTGACGTCGGACCGCATCGTCGTCATGAACAAGGGTCGCGTCGAGCAGATCGACCCGCCGCAGGAGCTTTACGCCCGTCCCAGGAGCCGCTTCGTGGCGGGCTTCATCGGTCGCACCAACTTTCTCGAGGGGCAGCGCCGCGGCGCCGATATCGTGTTCGACGGCTTCACGGCTCCCGCCGCCGCGCTCGACGGCGCCAACGGCCATGGTGCACTCCTGTATTCCTTGCGGCCGCAATCCATCCAGCTCGCGCGCGAGAAGACGGCCGGCCCGAGCCTGACGGTCGAGGCCGAGATCGTGGGGCGGTCGTACCTCGGCGAGTATTGGGACTATCAGGTGAGGCCTTTGTCGGGCGGCAAGGCGCTGCGGGTGTCGACGCCGCCCGCGACCGTGTTCGCGCCCGCCAGCCGGGTCTGGCTGGTGATCGATCCGGCCGGCATGGTACGTCTTGAGTAG
- a CDS encoding iron ABC transporter permease translates to MAVSAPALPSKPAATTRLGRWDSSWLLWTGIIAVLLFLVVSPFVHLVATSFRSEDTGGFTWGNYAAAYGRERYVQALVNSLELGAGAALLAGIFAVPLAWAVSRTNMPGRGLVRALVLATFITPPYTGAVAWILLAGPNAGWLNRFYVLLTGADEGPFNIYSFPGLVAVVALYSYPYVFIFTSAALELVSSEMEDAANVLGAGTWLTMRRVTLPLALPAILGGLIICFLEAIALFASPAMIAIPARFNVVTTQLFQFFGNPVRVEVAAAYAMPLLGVTVLLVLVQRLLTRRRGFVALTGKGGERRPLALGPWRWVLFAYAMLVAALSVFLPYVFLLQAAFAKAWGRGFSLDNLSLRNFRFVLFEHATAAHSVLNSFLFGGAAATLGVVVALGVAYIVARRIVPFAGILGFLCVAPFVIPGVVLAIGFYSAYAPPPLALYGTAWILILAFTARFLPIGYVNASAAIRSLNPEMEEAVRVLGGGRLTAMRRVVAPLLKRSLLGAWLLMFIPATRELSSAIFLYGPNTKVVSVMIFDMSEEGNFEYLAALALILQLLTLPLLWIGQRAIGRDFMLRRSAT, encoded by the coding sequence GTGGCTGTCTCCGCGCCTGCCCTTCCGTCCAAGCCGGCCGCGACCACGCGTCTGGGCCGATGGGATTCGTCCTGGCTGCTGTGGACCGGCATCATCGCCGTTCTGCTGTTCCTGGTGGTGAGTCCCTTCGTCCACCTGGTCGCCACCAGCTTCCGGTCGGAGGATACCGGCGGCTTCACCTGGGGCAACTACGCGGCCGCCTATGGCCGCGAGCGCTACGTGCAGGCGCTGGTGAATTCGCTCGAGCTGGGCGCTGGCGCGGCACTGCTTGCCGGCATCTTCGCCGTGCCGCTCGCCTGGGCGGTGTCGCGCACGAACATGCCGGGGCGGGGGCTGGTGCGCGCCCTCGTGCTGGCGACCTTCATCACGCCGCCCTATACCGGCGCGGTGGCCTGGATTCTGCTCGCCGGACCCAACGCCGGCTGGCTCAACCGATTCTACGTCCTTCTGACCGGCGCCGATGAAGGCCCGTTCAACATCTACAGCTTTCCCGGGCTCGTCGCCGTCGTCGCGCTCTATTCCTATCCTTATGTCTTCATCTTCACGAGCGCGGCGCTGGAGCTCGTCTCGTCGGAAATGGAGGACGCCGCCAATGTTCTGGGGGCGGGCACGTGGCTCACGATGCGCCGGGTCACCCTGCCGCTTGCTTTGCCGGCGATCCTGGGCGGCCTGATTATCTGCTTCCTGGAGGCGATCGCGCTCTTCGCCTCGCCCGCCATGATCGCCATTCCGGCGAGGTTCAACGTCGTCACCACGCAGCTTTTCCAGTTCTTCGGCAATCCCGTCCGGGTCGAGGTCGCGGCGGCCTATGCGATGCCTCTGCTGGGCGTCACCGTTCTCCTGGTGCTGGTGCAGCGCCTCCTGACGCGCCGCCGCGGATTCGTCGCGCTGACCGGCAAGGGCGGCGAGCGGCGCCCGCTGGCGCTCGGCCCCTGGCGATGGGTGCTGTTCGCCTATGCCATGCTGGTCGCCGCCCTGTCGGTCTTCCTGCCCTACGTCTTCCTGCTGCAGGCGGCCTTTGCCAAGGCATGGGGACGGGGATTTTCCCTCGACAATCTTTCGCTCAGGAATTTCAGGTTCGTCCTGTTCGAGCACGCGACGGCGGCGCACTCCGTGCTCAACAGCTTCCTTTTCGGCGGTGCCGCGGCGACCCTCGGCGTCGTGGTCGCCCTCGGCGTGGCCTATATCGTGGCGCGGCGGATCGTGCCGTTCGCCGGCATTCTCGGCTTTCTGTGCGTCGCTCCCTTCGTCATCCCGGGCGTCGTGCTGGCCATCGGCTTCTACTCCGCCTATGCGCCGCCGCCGCTTGCGCTGTACGGCACTGCCTGGATCCTGATCCTGGCCTTCACCGCCCGCTTCCTGCCGATCGGCTATGTGAACGCCAGCGCCGCCATCCGCAGCCTCAATCCCGAGATGGAGGAGGCCGTCCGCGTCCTGGGCGGCGGCCGGCTGACGGCCATGCGCCGCGTCGTGGCGCCGCTGTTGAAACGCAGCCTGCTGGGCGCCTGGCTGCTGATGTTCATCCCGGCAACGCGCGAGCTGTCATCGGCGATTTTCCTCTACGGCCCGAATACAAAAGTGGTGTCGGTCATGATCTTCGACATGAGCGAGGAGGGGAATTTCGAGTATCTTGCCGCCCTCGCGCTCATCCTGCAGCTCCTCACCCTGCCTCTGCTTTGGATCGGCCAGCGCGCGATCGGGCGGGACTTCATGCTGAGGCGTAGCGCGACATGA